The following proteins are encoded in a genomic region of Actinomadura sp. NAK00032:
- a CDS encoding MoxR family ATPase, translated as MLSEEARRQADTARAALTALRGEVAKTVVGQDSVVTGLVIALLCRGHVLLEGVPGTAKTLLIKTLSRALDLDFKRVQFTPDLMPGDVTGSLVYDNRTAEFEFREGPVFTNLLLADEINRTPPKTQASLLEAMEERQVSVEGSARALPDPFVVCATQNPIEYEGTYPLPEAQLDRFLVKLTVPVPTRDEEIAMLQRHAGGFDPRDLSEVQAVAGADELAAGRAAVMTVHLDPKVAAYVVDLCRATRQSPSLQLGVSPRGATALLATSRAWAWLSGRDYVTPDDVKALARPTLRHRVQLRPEAELEGATADGVLEGILAHVPAPR; from the coding sequence GTGCTGTCCGAGGAGGCCCGGCGGCAGGCCGACACCGCCCGCGCGGCGCTGACGGCGCTGCGCGGCGAGGTCGCCAAGACGGTCGTCGGCCAGGACTCCGTGGTGACGGGCCTCGTCATCGCGCTGCTGTGCCGCGGCCACGTGCTGCTCGAAGGCGTCCCGGGCACGGCCAAGACGCTGCTCATCAAGACGCTGTCGCGGGCCCTCGACCTGGACTTCAAGCGCGTCCAGTTCACCCCCGACCTGATGCCCGGCGACGTCACCGGCTCGCTGGTGTACGACAACCGGACGGCGGAGTTCGAGTTCCGTGAAGGCCCCGTCTTCACCAACCTCCTGCTCGCGGACGAGATCAACCGGACGCCGCCGAAGACCCAGGCGTCCCTCCTGGAGGCCATGGAGGAGCGGCAGGTCTCGGTGGAGGGCTCCGCGCGCGCTCTGCCCGACCCGTTCGTGGTCTGCGCGACCCAGAACCCGATCGAGTACGAGGGCACCTACCCCCTGCCCGAGGCCCAGCTCGACCGGTTCCTCGTCAAGCTCACCGTGCCCGTCCCCACCCGGGACGAAGAGATCGCCATGCTGCAGCGGCACGCAGGCGGGTTCGACCCGCGCGACCTGTCCGAGGTGCAGGCGGTCGCCGGCGCGGACGAACTCGCAGCCGGACGCGCCGCCGTCATGACCGTCCACCTGGACCCCAAGGTCGCCGCCTACGTCGTGGACCTGTGCCGCGCGACCCGGCAGTCCCCGTCCCTGCAGCTCGGCGTCTCGCCGCGCGGTGCGACGGCGCTGCTGGCGACGTCCCGCGCGTGGGCGTGGCTGTCGGGCCGCGACTACGTGACCCCGGACGACGTGAAGGCGCTGGCCAGGCCGACGCTCCGGCACCGCGTGCAGCTCCGTCCCGAGGCGGAGCTGGAGGGCGCGACCGCCGACGGCGTGCTGGAGGGCATCCTCGCCCACGTCCCCGCGCCGCGCTGA
- a CDS encoding DUF4350 domain-containing protein, whose product MVMQAPPGAAASGAPAGAPAEPSARQVAGRRWRSARGVLAVLLALVVIAVILAALRPSTSAGALDPQSPKRDGALALTEILRQRDTTVTVTRDYADIPMEPGISGVLVVTRTERLTEDDLRLLTASPLDLLLVRPTAAALDILAPEVRRVGPSFEETAAPGCALPAASLAGKVAFHESDTYEINGRGTACYPAEYGGARVVQVRENAHTVTVLGSAAPLTNQRLTEEGNAALAMNLAGAGTGASTVWLFPAMPEAGEGAGQQSLGDLLPFGVKLFFLQLLVAVLLVALWRGRRLGPVVAEALPVVVRSAETVEGRARLYRAGRARDRASDALRSGARERLVPLLGLPRGSAQDRSAAQEIITAVARRTPYDETYVGAALYGPEPLDDAGLIALTNVLDDLERQVRQS is encoded by the coding sequence ATGGTGATGCAGGCCCCGCCCGGAGCCGCGGCCTCCGGCGCCCCCGCGGGCGCGCCGGCGGAGCCGTCCGCGCGGCAGGTCGCGGGCCGCCGCTGGCGGTCGGCGCGCGGCGTGCTCGCGGTGCTGCTCGCGCTGGTGGTGATCGCGGTGATCCTGGCGGCGCTGCGCCCGTCGACGTCGGCGGGCGCGCTCGACCCGCAGTCGCCGAAGCGGGACGGCGCGCTGGCGCTCACGGAGATCCTGCGCCAGCGGGACACGACCGTGACCGTCACGCGCGACTACGCGGACATCCCCATGGAGCCCGGAATCAGCGGCGTCCTGGTGGTCACGCGCACCGAGCGGCTCACCGAGGACGACCTGCGGCTGCTGACCGCCTCGCCGCTGGACCTGCTGCTCGTCCGGCCGACTGCGGCGGCGCTGGACATCCTGGCGCCCGAGGTGCGGCGGGTCGGCCCGAGCTTCGAGGAGACCGCCGCGCCGGGCTGCGCGCTGCCCGCCGCGTCCCTCGCCGGCAAGGTCGCCTTCCACGAGTCGGACACCTACGAGATCAACGGCCGGGGGACGGCGTGCTACCCGGCCGAGTACGGCGGCGCCAGGGTCGTCCAGGTGCGGGAGAACGCGCACACGGTGACCGTGCTGGGGTCGGCCGCGCCGCTGACGAACCAGCGGCTCACCGAGGAGGGCAACGCCGCGCTCGCCATGAACCTGGCGGGGGCGGGGACGGGGGCCTCGACGGTGTGGCTCTTCCCCGCCATGCCGGAGGCGGGCGAGGGCGCCGGGCAGCAGTCCCTCGGCGACCTGCTCCCGTTCGGCGTCAAGCTGTTCTTCCTGCAACTCCTGGTCGCGGTGCTGCTGGTGGCGCTGTGGCGGGGCCGGCGGCTCGGCCCGGTGGTGGCGGAGGCGCTGCCGGTCGTGGTCCGCTCGGCGGAGACGGTGGAGGGCCGCGCCCGCCTGTACCGGGCCGGACGCGCCCGCGACCGCGCCTCGGACGCGCTGCGCTCCGGCGCCCGGGAGCGGCTCGTCCCGCTGCTCGGGCTGCCGCGCGGCAGCGCGCAGGACCGGTCCGCCGCGCAGGAGATCATCACGGCGGTGGCGCGCCGCACGCCCTACGACGAGACGTACGTCGGGGCGGCCCTGTACGGTCCCGAACCCTTGGACGACGCCGGGCTCATCGCGCTCACGAACGTCCTCGACGACCTGGAAAGGCAGGTACGGCAGTCTTGA
- a CDS encoding DUF4129 domain-containing protein has protein sequence MILDPIGRDEARELARRELEKQVYQRDKPSWLERAWADFSEWLGSLFNRAPDPNAQGTGGGWVSILIIVVVLAIAIGLIAWLMRGRRNLRSRDKALLDDVPSTALDHRQAAERHAEAGEWAEAIRERLRAIARDLEERAVLSARPGRTADELAAEAGEAVPELAGELAAGVRIFDDVWYGDRPGTAEGYARMTALDERLRATKPKPLEADDLAPAGAGDEGGPRW, from the coding sequence GTGATCCTCGACCCGATCGGCCGCGACGAGGCCCGCGAGCTGGCCCGCCGCGAGCTGGAGAAACAGGTGTACCAGCGCGACAAGCCGTCCTGGCTGGAGCGCGCGTGGGCCGACTTCTCCGAGTGGCTGGGCAGCCTGTTCAACCGGGCGCCGGACCCGAACGCGCAGGGCACCGGCGGCGGCTGGGTGTCCATCCTGATCATCGTCGTGGTGCTGGCGATCGCGATCGGGCTGATCGCCTGGCTGATGCGGGGGCGCCGCAACCTGCGCTCCCGCGACAAGGCCCTGCTGGACGACGTGCCGTCCACGGCGCTCGACCACCGGCAGGCCGCCGAGCGGCACGCGGAGGCCGGGGAGTGGGCCGAGGCGATCCGGGAGCGGCTCCGCGCGATCGCGCGCGACCTGGAGGAGCGGGCGGTGCTGTCGGCGCGGCCGGGCCGCACGGCGGACGAGCTGGCGGCGGAGGCGGGCGAGGCCGTGCCGGAACTGGCCGGCGAGCTGGCCGCCGGGGTGCGGATCTTCGATGACGTCTGGTACGGCGACCGTCCCGGCACGGCCGAGGGGTACGCGCGGATGACGGCACTGGACGAGCGGCTGCGCGCGACGAAGCCGAAGCCGCTGGAGGCCGATGACCTCGCACCGGCCGGGGCCGGCGACGAAGGGGGCCCGCGATGGTGA